A single Ignavibacteriales bacterium DNA region contains:
- a CDS encoding methylmalonyl-CoA mutase family protein: MTNHDYFKKKEAFDKKLDASKDIGLKWTTVSGEKIDPFYGPDRLEGFDYLRDLGFPGEFPFTRGIHPNGYRGKLWTMRQFAGFGTPEDTNQRFHYLLNHGQTGLSVAFDLPTLMGWDADAPLSAGEVGICGVSISSLDDMEILFDKIPLEKVSTSMTINSPAAMIFAFYLAVAQKQGVDFKNLRGTLQNDILKEYIAQKEYIYPPRPSMRIIIDMIEYCTNEVPQWNPVSVSGYHIREAGSTAAQELAYTLADGFAYIEAAIERGIPVDDFAPRISFFFNSHLDFFEEIAKFRAAKRIYAKRMKDRYGAKSPRSWWMRFHTQTAGCTLTAQQPENNIVRTAFQALAAVLGGTQSLHTNSMDETLALPSEKAVKIALRTQQLIAFETGVINTVDPLGGSYFVEALTDKMEKQAEEIFAEIDALGGVIEAIETGYFQKQIADAAYHYQKEVDKKEKIIVGVNEFVEQDEKVEIPILTVSKEVEKKQVDRLRAMKASRNQEAVERSMQEIRSAALDGKNLMPVFVDAARNYVTLGEMVEELREVFGVYQETAIF; the protein is encoded by the coding sequence ATGACAAATCACGATTATTTCAAGAAAAAAGAGGCCTTTGACAAAAAGCTTGATGCCTCAAAAGATATTGGGCTGAAATGGACAACCGTTTCGGGTGAAAAAATTGATCCGTTTTATGGTCCTGACCGCCTTGAAGGATTTGATTATTTACGTGATCTAGGATTCCCGGGAGAATTCCCTTTTACCCGCGGAATTCATCCTAACGGCTATCGCGGTAAACTCTGGACGATGAGGCAATTCGCGGGTTTTGGCACCCCTGAAGACACCAATCAGAGGTTTCATTATCTCCTAAACCATGGACAAACAGGATTGTCCGTGGCATTTGATCTCCCGACTCTGATGGGCTGGGATGCTGACGCTCCTTTGAGCGCAGGTGAAGTAGGTATTTGCGGAGTTTCTATCTCCTCCCTGGATGATATGGAAATTCTCTTTGACAAAATTCCGTTGGAAAAAGTATCAACTTCAATGACCATCAATTCACCCGCAGCAATGATTTTTGCTTTCTATCTGGCTGTGGCGCAGAAGCAGGGTGTTGATTTTAAAAATCTGCGGGGAACTCTTCAGAATGATATTCTTAAAGAATATATCGCTCAGAAGGAATATATTTACCCTCCGCGTCCCTCAATGAGAATTATTATTGACATGATCGAATACTGCACGAATGAAGTACCGCAATGGAACCCGGTGTCAGTAAGCGGATATCACATTCGTGAGGCAGGATCAACCGCGGCTCAGGAACTGGCCTATACTCTGGCTGATGGATTTGCGTATATAGAAGCAGCGATCGAGCGGGGAATACCTGTTGATGATTTCGCGCCGCGAATCTCATTCTTTTTCAATTCGCATCTTGACTTTTTTGAAGAGATTGCAAAATTCCGTGCCGCTAAACGTATTTACGCAAAAAGGATGAAAGACCGTTATGGGGCTAAAAGTCCGCGATCATGGTGGATGCGTTTCCATACACAAACGGCAGGATGCACGTTAACCGCTCAGCAGCCGGAAAATAATATCGTCAGAACCGCTTTCCAGGCTCTTGCGGCAGTTTTAGGAGGTACTCAATCACTTCATACCAATTCAATGGATGAAACTCTTGCGCTTCCAAGTGAAAAAGCCGTTAAGATTGCATTGCGTACACAGCAGTTAATTGCTTTTGAGACAGGAGTTATTAATACCGTTGATCCTCTCGGCGGCAGTTATTTTGTTGAGGCACTGACAGATAAAATGGAAAAACAGGCGGAAGAAATTTTCGCTGAAATTGATGCACTTGGCGGTGTTATTGAAGCCATTGAAACCGGCTATTTCCAGAAGCAGATTGCTGATGCAGCTTATCACTATCAGAAAGAAGTTGATAAAAAAGAGAAAATTATCGTAGGTGTAAACGAATTTGTTGAACAGGATGAAAAGGTAGAAATTCCGATTCTGACCGTCTCAAAAGAAGTTGAAAAGAAGCAGGTTGACCGGCTCCGGGCCATGAAAGCATCCCGTAACCAGGAAGCAGTAGAGCGCTCAATGCAGGAAATAAGAAGCGCTGCTCTTGACGGTAAGAACCTCATGCCTGTTTTTGTGGATGCTGCAAGAAACTATGTAACACTTGGTGAAATGGTGGAAGAACTCCGTGAAGTATTCGGAGTATATCAGGAAACAGCGATTTTCTGA
- a CDS encoding thiol-disulfide oxidoreductase DCC family protein: protein MPDKYIIVFDGVCNFCNFWVNFIIDRDKNDLFRFASIQSETGTQIANEAGIDASDPDSFILKYKGKYYTRSTAGLIVAKGLGLPLSLLYPFIVFPQWLRDRGYNLIARNRYKLFGKSETCRLPSPEERAKFL from the coding sequence ATGCCGGATAAATATATTATTGTGTTTGACGGAGTATGCAATTTTTGCAATTTCTGGGTGAACTTTATTATTGACCGGGATAAAAATGACCTTTTCCGGTTTGCCTCAATTCAGAGTGAAACGGGAACTCAGATAGCTAATGAGGCAGGAATTGATGCTTCTGATCCGGATTCATTTATTTTGAAATATAAGGGGAAATATTACACCCGCTCAACCGCCGGTCTGATTGTTGCCAAAGGACTCGGGCTCCCGCTCAGCCTTCTTTATCCGTTTATTGTGTTTCCTCAATGGCTGCGGGATAGAGGGTATAATCTGATAGCCCGGAACAGATATAAACTCTTCGGTAAATCAGAGACCTGCCGGCTTCCGTCACCCGAAGAGAGGGCCAAATTCCTCTAA
- a CDS encoding bifunctional 3,4-dihydroxy-2-butanone-4-phosphate synthase/GTP cyclohydrolase II, with protein sequence MFSSIEDAIIELRNGRTIIIIDDEDRENEGDFVCAAELITSETVNFMITEGKGLLCVAAADTVLDSIGIPLMVGSNSALHGTQFTVSVDLKKETTTGISAADRAATIRQLANPAAAREDFGIPGHIFPLRAAGYGVLKRSGHTEAVVDLCRLAGLQPVGALCEILNHDGSMARTPELLKIAERFGLKVITVHQLFEHRLRTESIIKKLLDLKLPTEFGTFQVHLYKSLLEEREHLAFVKGDISGNEPVLTRIHSECLTGDVFHSMKCDCQQQLQKSFDVINETGRGVLIYLRQEGRGIGLVNKLLAYKLQEEGKDTVEANLALGFKADERNYASAAQILKELGVKSVNLLTNNPDKIKALQKFDLNLHQRIPLEIVPNSVNINYLRTKRDKMGHLILQEEFQDKAT encoded by the coding sequence ATGTTCAGCAGTATAGAAGACGCAATTATTGAATTACGGAATGGGAGAACCATCATCATTATTGATGATGAAGACCGTGAGAACGAAGGGGATTTTGTCTGTGCTGCTGAACTGATCACTTCTGAAACAGTTAATTTCATGATAACAGAGGGGAAAGGGCTCCTCTGCGTTGCCGCTGCAGACACGGTTCTGGACAGCATTGGTATTCCGCTTATGGTTGGAAGTAACTCTGCGTTGCATGGCACTCAGTTTACTGTTTCTGTTGATCTGAAAAAGGAAACAACGACCGGTATATCTGCCGCAGACCGGGCCGCAACTATCCGACAACTTGCTAACCCTGCCGCTGCAAGGGAGGATTTCGGTATTCCGGGACACATTTTTCCGCTAAGGGCGGCCGGATATGGAGTTCTTAAAAGATCCGGACACACTGAAGCTGTAGTAGATTTGTGCCGTCTTGCCGGCCTTCAGCCGGTGGGAGCCTTATGTGAAATACTGAACCACGACGGTTCAATGGCACGCACACCGGAACTTCTTAAAATCGCTGAAAGGTTCGGCCTTAAAGTCATCACCGTTCATCAGCTTTTTGAACATCGCCTCCGTACGGAATCAATCATAAAGAAATTGCTTGATTTAAAACTGCCTACTGAATTTGGTACTTTTCAGGTACACTTATATAAGTCACTGCTTGAGGAGAGAGAACATCTGGCGTTTGTAAAAGGGGATATATCCGGTAATGAACCCGTACTTACAAGAATTCACTCTGAATGTCTGACAGGAGATGTTTTTCATTCGATGAAGTGTGACTGTCAGCAGCAGCTTCAGAAGTCGTTTGATGTAATCAATGAGACAGGAAGGGGAGTACTTATCTATCTGCGGCAGGAGGGCAGAGGGATTGGTCTGGTTAACAAACTTCTTGCGTATAAACTTCAGGAAGAGGGGAAAGATACTGTTGAGGCCAATCTTGCTTTAGGATTTAAGGCTGATGAAAGGAATTATGCTTCTGCAGCACAAATCCTTAAAGAACTGGGCGTTAAAAGCGTTAATCTGCTTACCAATAATCCGGACAAGATTAAAGCTTTACAAAAATTTGATCTTAATTTACATCAAAGGATCCCGCTTGAGATAGTGCCTAATTCAGTGAACATCAACTATCTTCGCACAAAGAGGGATAAGATGGGGCACCTCATTTTACAGGAAGAATTCCAGGACAAAGCAACATGA
- a CDS encoding nodulation protein NfeD, giving the protein MKKYLLFFFVLLFSLSVFPQKKKVMVARIDGTIDLGLAPFVQRVINEAEEKNYNAVIFEINTFGGRVDAATQIKDAIVESDILTIAFVNKRAISAGALISISCKKIAMAKGSSIGATTVVDEGGNKVSEKYQSYMRGEMRATAERNGRRTDIAEGMVDERVVVPGLVDSTQLITLTTDEAIKWGYCDTVANNLKEVLAAFDLKGATVTYAAVNWAEEVVRFINHPVISSLLIMLGLVGLFTEIKTPGWGIAGTIGILALAIFFGTSFILQLASSIEIILFIVGVILLAMEIFVVPGFGFTGIGGIVLIIGSIFFSLFDGEGYYDWDILNVAIIQLAGALIGGLILILIIFKYLPKSKTFDQFVHHIEEKADKGFTSGGDYTHLVGMEAVTVTDHRPAGAIKIGDQKYDSISDGEYIEKNKAVKVVRTEGVKIVIKLIS; this is encoded by the coding sequence ATGAAAAAGTATTTGCTGTTCTTTTTTGTTCTCCTCTTTTCACTCTCTGTATTCCCTCAGAAGAAAAAAGTTATGGTTGCCAGAATTGACGGAACCATTGACCTGGGGCTTGCACCATTTGTGCAGAGGGTAATTAATGAAGCTGAAGAAAAAAATTATAACGCGGTAATTTTTGAAATCAATACCTTTGGCGGGAGAGTGGACGCTGCCACACAAATAAAAGATGCAATAGTGGAAAGTGATATACTCACTATCGCCTTTGTAAACAAGCGTGCTATATCTGCCGGAGCGCTGATCTCTATTTCCTGTAAAAAGATTGCGATGGCAAAGGGCTCCTCCATCGGCGCTACAACTGTGGTTGATGAAGGGGGCAACAAGGTGTCGGAAAAATATCAATCTTATATGCGGGGTGAGATGAGAGCAACTGCTGAAAGAAACGGCAGAAGGACTGATATAGCCGAGGGAATGGTGGATGAGCGGGTTGTGGTGCCAGGACTGGTAGACAGTACACAACTTATCACTCTCACTACAGACGAAGCAATCAAATGGGGTTATTGTGACACGGTGGCCAATAATCTGAAAGAAGTGCTAGCGGCATTCGATCTTAAGGGTGCGACCGTCACTTATGCAGCAGTTAACTGGGCTGAAGAGGTCGTTCGATTTATCAATCACCCGGTAATCTCTTCATTACTTATCATGCTCGGGCTGGTGGGTCTTTTTACTGAAATTAAAACTCCCGGCTGGGGTATTGCGGGTACAATTGGAATACTCGCGCTCGCAATTTTCTTTGGTACCTCATTCATCCTGCAGCTTGCGAGCAGTATAGAAATTATACTGTTTATTGTGGGAGTAATACTTTTGGCTATGGAAATATTTGTCGTCCCGGGATTTGGCTTCACGGGAATAGGAGGTATCGTGCTGATTATTGGTTCAATATTCTTTTCGCTTTTTGACGGCGAAGGTTATTATGATTGGGATATACTTAATGTGGCAATCATTCAGCTCGCAGGTGCGTTAATTGGAGGGTTGATTCTTATACTTATTATATTCAAGTATCTTCCGAAATCAAAAACTTTTGACCAGTTTGTACATCACATTGAAGAAAAAGCTGATAAGGGATTCACTTCCGGAGGTGACTACACTCATCTCGTAGGTATGGAGGCGGTTACGGTAACAGATCACAGACCAGCCGGGGCAATCAAAATCGGAGATCAGAAATATGATTCAATTTCAGATGGTGAATATATTGAGAAGAATAAGGCTGTAAAGGTTGTGAGAACCGAAGGGGTTAAAATCGTAATTAAACTGATTTCTTAG
- the mutL gene encoding DNA mismatch repair endonuclease MutL has translation MLSKITILPENLSKKIAAGEVVQRPESVVKELMENSIDAHASRIELLIKRAGKQLIQVIDDGEGMSEEDAILCIQKHATSKLKTENDLDAIKTLGFRGEALSAVSAVAQVEIKTQTAGDLIGTSLRIDEQGEIFLEKGSFARGTSISVKNLFYNVPARRNFLKTDTTELKHIVETFNRLALGYPEIHFKLYIDDDLALDFTPCTLAERMDQVFIDKVSDAVIPVKEVTDYITLTGYIGKPFLLKKNKGDQYLFLNRRFVISRQMNHAVFSAYENVMEKGEYPFFVLFLEVDYSKVDVNVHPSKLEIRFDNEKDIYTFILAVVRKSLSNFDLVPSAGFTKPLGETERIGIDNYIPVDKNDFSDRPAAPRQERDFSQPRQSSPLSEKEIDLLFGRIDKELESSPARESFREIQQGINSPRPADPVRPQSQGSGEKLSGGFIVQLSNKYILAQVKSGLMIIDQHAADERIRYEEALNLFKISSPFSQLLVFHKTLQMNPGDFALARELSGYLERLGFAIKFFSGNTAVIEGVPPVVKEGEEDKTLLNILAEYYRNQQEKKVLDVTDNLAKSYSCHTAIRTGDKLNESEMRALIDRLFATEMPYVCPHGRPIIMKISIEEFDRRFGRT, from the coding sequence CTGTTGAGTAAAATCACCATTCTCCCTGAAAATCTGTCAAAAAAGATTGCAGCCGGTGAAGTTGTCCAGCGGCCTGAATCAGTTGTGAAAGAATTAATGGAAAACTCCATTGACGCTCATGCATCCAGAATTGAACTTCTGATAAAACGTGCAGGCAAGCAGCTTATTCAGGTTATTGATGACGGCGAAGGAATGAGTGAAGAAGATGCAATTCTCTGCATACAGAAACATGCAACCAGTAAACTGAAAACAGAAAATGACCTGGATGCTATTAAAACTTTGGGATTCAGAGGGGAAGCACTTTCGGCAGTTAGTGCGGTTGCACAGGTGGAAATAAAAACCCAGACTGCGGGAGATCTTATAGGCACCAGTCTAAGAATTGATGAGCAGGGAGAAATATTTCTGGAAAAAGGGTCATTTGCACGCGGCACATCTATTTCAGTTAAAAATCTGTTTTATAATGTGCCTGCAAGAAGGAATTTCCTTAAGACTGACACGACCGAACTGAAACACATAGTTGAGACGTTCAACCGGCTTGCTCTCGGATATCCGGAAATTCATTTTAAGCTCTATATTGATGATGATCTGGCTCTGGATTTCACTCCCTGCACACTTGCGGAAAGAATGGATCAGGTATTCATAGACAAAGTTTCTGATGCGGTGATTCCGGTAAAAGAAGTCACTGATTACATTACTCTCACGGGATATATTGGCAAACCCTTCCTGCTGAAGAAAAATAAAGGCGATCAGTATCTTTTTCTAAACAGGCGTTTTGTTATTTCACGGCAGATGAATCATGCTGTTTTTTCAGCGTATGAAAATGTGATGGAAAAAGGGGAGTATCCTTTTTTTGTTCTTTTTCTTGAAGTTGATTACTCCAAAGTGGATGTAAATGTTCATCCGTCCAAGCTGGAAATACGGTTTGACAATGAAAAGGATATTTATACTTTTATTCTTGCTGTTGTAAGAAAAAGTCTGAGTAACTTTGATTTGGTACCAAGCGCCGGATTCACGAAGCCCCTGGGCGAAACTGAAAGAATAGGAATAGACAATTATATACCCGTTGATAAAAATGATTTCAGTGACAGACCTGCAGCACCGAGACAGGAAAGGGATTTTAGCCAGCCACGCCAGTCCTCACCACTAAGCGAAAAAGAAATTGATTTACTATTCGGCAGGATTGATAAAGAACTTGAAAGTTCTCCGGCGCGTGAGTCATTCAGGGAAATTCAGCAGGGGATTAATTCCCCCCGGCCTGCTGATCCTGTACGGCCGCAGAGTCAGGGAAGCGGTGAAAAACTTAGCGGTGGTTTTATCGTTCAGCTAAGTAATAAATATATTCTTGCTCAGGTAAAAAGCGGTCTGATGATTATTGACCAGCATGCAGCAGATGAACGAATCCGCTATGAAGAAGCTTTGAATCTATTTAAAATCAGTTCTCCCTTTTCACAACTGCTGGTATTTCATAAAACACTTCAGATGAACCCCGGAGATTTTGCACTTGCCAGGGAACTTTCCGGTTACCTGGAGCGGCTTGGATTTGCGATTAAATTCTTCAGCGGAAATACTGCAGTTATTGAGGGTGTGCCTCCGGTGGTAAAAGAAGGTGAGGAAGATAAAACCTTACTCAATATTCTGGCGGAATATTACCGTAATCAGCAGGAAAAAAAGGTGCTGGATGTAACTGATAACCTCGCCAAGTCTTACTCCTGTCATACAGCAATCAGAACGGGGGATAAACTCAACGAATCTGAAATGAGAGCTTTGATAGACCGGCTTTTCGCTACTGAAATGCCCTATGTCTGTCCGCATGGCAGACCAATAATAATGAAAATCTCAATTGAAGAATTTGACCGCCGGTTTGGCAGGACATAG
- a CDS encoding DUF1343 domain-containing protein yields the protein MGADRLFSEKKDLLKGKQIGLVTNHTAVFKNGTHLADSLFSLAPYARLTTLFGPEHGIRGDASAGEKIDNSTDAKTGVPVFSLYGVHRKPTKEMLKNVDLLIFDIQDVGARFYTYISTLYYTIEAAAENNIPVIVLDRPNPIAFMGSFGPVRDTGLTSFVGIAPIPVAHGMSIGELANYYAGELLNAKSPSLTVIPMKNYRYDAPLSVTAENFIKPSPNIMSPETMLMYPGTCLFEGTNLSEGRGTYFPFLLFGSPYLDNEKLLTELKKYQYQDISFEAVDFTPVEIQNAVSNPKHKDKECKGIKITPQKNLKSDPILLTLRILHHVIKMHPADFSFREKSFSILSGKHDLMTRLKSGENPDVIYNSYNQELVNFIKIKKGYLLYE from the coding sequence ATGGGTGCTGACCGTTTGTTTTCTGAAAAGAAAGATTTGCTTAAAGGAAAACAAATCGGACTTGTCACAAACCATACTGCGGTCTTTAAGAACGGAACACATCTTGCCGATTCACTTTTCAGTCTGGCACCTTATGCCCGTCTTACCACTCTCTTTGGCCCGGAACATGGTATAAGAGGTGACGCATCGGCAGGTGAGAAAATTGATAATTCAACTGATGCAAAAACCGGTGTCCCGGTTTTTTCTCTTTATGGAGTTCACCGCAAACCAACTAAAGAGATGCTGAAAAATGTTGACCTTTTAATTTTTGATATTCAGGATGTCGGCGCAAGGTTTTATACTTATATATCAACGCTGTATTATACCATTGAGGCAGCTGCTGAAAACAATATTCCTGTGATTGTCCTCGACCGGCCAAACCCGATTGCTTTTATGGGCAGTTTTGGTCCTGTCAGAGATACCGGCCTCACATCATTTGTGGGGATAGCTCCGATTCCGGTTGCGCATGGCATGTCAATTGGCGAACTTGCTAATTATTATGCAGGAGAACTTCTTAATGCAAAATCTCCTTCACTGACAGTTATCCCGATGAAAAATTACCGGTATGACGCTCCCCTGTCAGTTACAGCAGAGAATTTTATTAAACCCTCTCCGAATATCATGTCCCCGGAAACTATGCTGATGTATCCGGGAACCTGTCTTTTCGAAGGTACCAATCTTTCAGAGGGGCGCGGCACATATTTCCCCTTCCTCCTTTTTGGATCGCCCTATCTTGATAACGAAAAGCTTCTGACAGAACTAAAAAAATATCAGTATCAGGATATTTCCTTTGAGGCCGTTGACTTTACTCCTGTGGAGATACAGAATGCAGTCTCAAATCCGAAGCATAAGGATAAAGAATGCAAAGGAATAAAGATTACTCCCCAAAAGAATTTGAAATCAGATCCTATTCTGCTGACACTCAGAATCCTGCATCATGTAATAAAGATGCATCCGGCAGACTTCAGTTTCCGGGAAAAAAGTTTCAGTATTTTGTCAGGCAAACATGACCTTATGACACGCCTTAAAAGCGGCGAGAATCCTGATGTTATATATAACTCTTACAATCAGGAATTAGTTAATTTTATTAAAATTAAAAAGGGCTATCTCCTTTATGAATAA
- the yajC gene encoding preprotein translocase subunit YajC: MKILIAQQAQDPTGNLISTIVMFGAIFAIFYFMVMRPQQKRAKEREKMLANVQKGDKVVTSGGLHGTVAGMEDNIIILQVSDNVKLKFEKAAITTVLSK, encoded by the coding sequence ATGAAAATACTTATCGCCCAGCAGGCACAGGATCCAACCGGAAATCTTATCAGCACCATCGTGATGTTCGGTGCTATCTTCGCCATTTTTTACTTTATGGTCATGAGACCTCAGCAGAAAAGAGCAAAAGAAAGAGAAAAAATGCTTGCCAATGTTCAGAAAGGTGATAAAGTAGTTACCAGCGGCGGACTGCATGGCACAGTTGCAGGGATGGAAGATAACATCATCATTCTTCAGGTGAGTGATAATGTTAAACTGAAATTTGAAAAAGCAGCCATTACCACGGTACTCAGTAAATAA
- the tgt gene encoding tRNA guanosine(34) transglycosylase Tgt, with amino-acid sequence MEFVLEAEDKETKARAGYFITDHGKVHTPIFMPVGTQATVKAVSNRNLEEEINAEIILGNTYHLYLRPGTEVLQKFGGMRGLMNWKRPILTDSGGFQVFSLATLRKITKEGVTFKSHIDGSKHFFTPESVIGIQRSIGSDIMMVLDECTPYPCEYNYARKSTDLTSAWAIRNFEAFQKSEELYGHKQHLFGIIQGSVYKDLREQSAKEITEIPFDGYAIGGLAVGEPTDEMYEMVDFTTDFMPRTRPRYLMGVGRPENILEAVERGIDMFDCVMPTRNARNAYLFTSRGIIQMKNARFKDDPEPLDPECRCYTCRNFSRAYLRHLFVAKELLSYELASVHNLSFYLALVREARQNILRGTYKEWKTRKAAIVSGFYNNNH; translated from the coding sequence CTGGAATTTGTTCTCGAGGCTGAGGATAAGGAAACTAAAGCGAGAGCTGGTTACTTTATCACAGACCATGGAAAGGTACACACGCCCATTTTTATGCCAGTGGGCACCCAGGCAACCGTGAAGGCTGTAAGCAACCGGAACCTTGAAGAAGAGATTAATGCTGAAATAATCCTTGGTAACACCTATCATCTCTATCTCAGGCCCGGAACAGAGGTTTTACAGAAGTTCGGAGGCATGAGAGGACTTATGAACTGGAAAAGGCCAATTCTTACCGACAGCGGTGGATTTCAGGTTTTCAGTCTGGCAACGCTAAGGAAGATTACCAAAGAGGGTGTAACCTTTAAGTCCCATATTGACGGATCGAAGCATTTTTTTACTCCTGAATCGGTGATCGGCATTCAACGCTCCATCGGGTCAGATATCATGATGGTTCTGGATGAATGTACTCCTTATCCGTGCGAGTACAACTACGCACGGAAATCAACGGACCTGACCTCAGCCTGGGCGATCCGTAATTTTGAGGCATTTCAGAAGAGTGAAGAACTTTACGGGCACAAGCAGCATCTTTTCGGCATTATCCAGGGAAGTGTATATAAGGATCTCCGTGAGCAGAGTGCAAAGGAAATTACGGAAATACCTTTTGACGGCTATGCCATTGGCGGACTGGCTGTTGGTGAACCAACGGACGAAATGTATGAAATGGTTGATTTTACGACCGACTTTATGCCAAGAACGAGGCCTCGCTATCTAATGGGTGTAGGAAGACCGGAGAATATTCTAGAGGCAGTTGAGCGCGGAATAGATATGTTTGACTGCGTTATGCCAACGCGGAATGCCCGGAATGCATATCTGTTCACAAGCAGGGGCATCATACAGATGAAAAATGCACGTTTTAAGGATGACCCTGAGCCTTTGGATCCGGAATGCAGATGTTACACATGCAGGAATTTTTCGAGGGCTTATCTAAGGCATCTTTTTGTAGCTAAAGAACTGCTTTCATACGAACTGGCATCCGTGCATAACTTAAGTTTTTATCTTGCACTTGTCCGCGAAGCACGGCAAAATATTCTCAGGGGAACCTATAAAGAATGGAAAACGCGTAAAGCGGCAATTGTATCAGGTTTTTATAACAATAATCATTAA
- a CDS encoding HlyC/CorC family transporter has translation MAQDSVFLIALILMSGFFSGSEMSYIISNRIKLELRAGTRSFTARSSKFFFDHPEVFFSTVLIGNNIVNIAFASVSAVVLVTAFGLSEWQVLVVSTLVLLLFGELIPKYLAGEVPHTMYYWFSSPLKMISIVFSPLVTFTAKVSRKVIGQADDTSKNVMGRDDIMLLVRESLAQQNQDDQQSRIIKRIFELKETRVYEVMRPRTEIAGVELDTQLEIVLKKFAQTGFSKLPVFVDTLDDIKGIVYAFDLFTNPASLSDVIREVVFVPETKSCIELLNEMMAEKYSMAIVIDEFGGTAGLVTLEDVLEEMFGEIRDEYDTENSVLKKLKEDTFLMSGNVELDHITEKFGISFPAGDYTTLSGFITSSTGRIPEQGEILKIGHLQFSIVKANKVRIEFARLRIIED, from the coding sequence ATGGCACAGGATAGTGTTTTTCTAATCGCTTTGATACTTATGAGCGGTTTTTTTTCCGGCTCAGAAATGTCATATATTATTTCCAACCGTATCAAACTTGAACTGCGTGCGGGAACACGTTCTTTTACTGCAAGAAGTTCGAAATTCTTTTTTGATCACCCGGAGGTTTTCTTTTCGACAGTACTGATCGGGAATAACATTGTTAATATTGCTTTTGCTTCCGTGAGTGCTGTGGTGCTTGTTACGGCTTTCGGTTTAAGTGAATGGCAGGTACTCGTTGTTTCAACACTGGTACTCTTACTGTTTGGAGAACTCATTCCAAAGTATCTCGCGGGTGAAGTTCCTCATACCATGTATTATTGGTTTTCATCGCCGCTAAAAATGATTTCCATTGTGTTCTCACCTCTGGTTACCTTTACTGCAAAAGTCTCCCGTAAGGTTATTGGACAGGCTGATGATACTTCCAAAAATGTTATGGGGAGAGATGATATAATGCTTTTGGTTCGGGAATCACTGGCACAGCAAAATCAGGATGATCAGCAGTCGCGGATTATAAAGAGAATTTTTGAATTGAAGGAGACCCGTGTTTATGAGGTCATGAGACCCAGGACCGAAATTGCAGGGGTTGAACTTGATACACAACTTGAAATAGTATTAAAAAAGTTTGCTCAGACCGGATTCTCCAAACTTCCTGTATTCGTTGATACGCTTGATGATATAAAAGGCATTGTATATGCATTTGATCTTTTTACCAATCCGGCCAGCCTTTCGGATGTGATAAGGGAGGTTGTATTTGTCCCGGAAACAAAATCCTGCATCGAACTTCTCAATGAGATGATGGCTGAAAAATACAGTATGGCTATTGTAATTGATGAATTTGGGGGCACAGCAGGTCTTGTTACCCTGGAGGATGTTCTGGAGGAAATGTTTGGTGAAATAAGGGATGAGTACGATACTGAAAATTCGGTTCTTAAAAAGCTGAAGGAAGATACATTCCTAATGAGCGGAAACGTTGAACTTGATCACATTACAGAAAAGTTCGGAATTTCTTTTCCTGCGGGGGATTATACAACGTTATCAGGCTTTATTACCTCTTCAACCGGCAGGATACCTGAGCAGGGAGAAATTTTGAAAATCGGACATTTGCAGTTTAGCATTGTTAAAGCTAATAAGGTAAGGATTGAATTTGCACGTCTTAGGATAATTGAGGATTAA